In Quercus robur chromosome 11, dhQueRobu3.1, whole genome shotgun sequence, the following proteins share a genomic window:
- the LOC126705670 gene encoding methylthioribose-1-phosphate isomerase isoform X1: MERNNNSLQSICYSSGSLQLLDQRKLPLEVIYLDIKDATDGWSAIREMVVRGAPAIAIAAALSLAVEVSKLQAFDGTPDNAASFLIEKLEYLVTSRPTAVNLSDAATKLKEVISNAAATAKEAQSVFRAYIEAAKIMLEDDVASNKAIGSYGARVLQHLLKDSKRLSILTHCNTGSLATAGYGTALGVIRAVHTEGFLERAYCTETRPFNQGSRLTAFELVHDKIPATLVADSAAAALMKEGRVDAVIVGADRVAANGDTANKIGTYSLALCAMYHNIPFYVAAPLTSIDLSLSSGKEIVIEERSPMELTHTRGGLGEQVAASGISVWNPAFDVTPANLITGIVTEKGVITKTGTDAFEIRHFIQNLANRLV; the protein is encoded by the exons ATGGAACGCAACAACAACTCTCTTCAGTCTATCTGCTACAGCTCTGGTTCGCTCCAGCTACTCGATCAG AGAAAGCTCCCTCTGGAAGTCATTTACTTGGATATCAAGGACGCAACAGATGGATG GTCTGCAATAAGGGAAATGGTGGTCCGTGGTGCACCTGCTATTGCTATTGCAGCAGCACTCTCCCTGGCAGTTGAAGTATCCAAATTACAGGCTTTTGATGGGACACCTGATAATGCTGCTTCCTTTCTTATCGAGAAGTTGGAATATCTTGTCACAAG CCGGCCAACTGCAGTGAACCTCTCAGATGCTGCAACAAAGCTCAAAGAAGTTATATCAAATGCTGCTGCTACCGCCAAAGAAGCCCAGAGTGTTTTTCGG GCTTATATAGAAGCTGCTAAAATTATGCTTGAGGATGATGTTGCTTCAAACAAAGCAATTGGGTCTTATGGGGCGAGAGTTCTTCAGCACCTGCTGAAGGACTCTAAGAGGCTTTCTATTTTGACTCATTGCAACACGGGCAG tCTCGCAACAGCTGGATATGGCACTGCCCTTGGTGTGATCCGTGCTGTTCATACTGAAGGATTCTTAGAAAGGGCCTACTGCACTGAAACCCGTCCATTCAATCAG GGATCCAGACTCACAGCTTTTGAGCTGGTGCATGATAAAATACCTGCTACTCTTGTAGCAGATTCGGCTGCAGCTGCATTGATGAAAGAAGGTCGAGTAGATGCTGTTATTGTTGGAGCTGATCGTGTGGCTGCAAATG GTGATACTGCTAACAAGATTGGAACTTACAGTCTTGCATTGTGTGCAATGTATCATAACATTCCATTTTATGTGGCTGCACCTTTGACATCCATAGATTTATCCCTTTCTTCTGGAAAAGAGATTGTTATAGAGGAAAGATCCCCAATGGAATTGACACACACGCGTGGGGGACTTGGGGAACAAGTTGCTGCATCTGGAATCTCTGTCTGGAACCCAGCTTTTGATGTCACCCCTGCTAATCTGATAACTGGCATCGTTACAGAAAAg GGTGTCATCACAAAGACAGGCACTGACGCTTTTGAAATTAGACATTTCATACAAAATCTAGCAAATAGGCTTGTGTAA
- the LOC126705670 gene encoding methylthioribose-1-phosphate isomerase isoform X2, with protein MVVRGAPAIAIAAALSLAVEVSKLQAFDGTPDNAASFLIEKLEYLVTSRPTAVNLSDAATKLKEVISNAAATAKEAQSVFRAYIEAAKIMLEDDVASNKAIGSYGARVLQHLLKDSKRLSILTHCNTGSLATAGYGTALGVIRAVHTEGFLERAYCTETRPFNQGSRLTAFELVHDKIPATLVADSAAAALMKEGRVDAVIVGADRVAANGDTANKIGTYSLALCAMYHNIPFYVAAPLTSIDLSLSSGKEIVIEERSPMELTHTRGGLGEQVAASGISVWNPAFDVTPANLITGIVTEKGVITKTGTDAFEIRHFIQNLANRLV; from the exons ATGGTGGTCCGTGGTGCACCTGCTATTGCTATTGCAGCAGCACTCTCCCTGGCAGTTGAAGTATCCAAATTACAGGCTTTTGATGGGACACCTGATAATGCTGCTTCCTTTCTTATCGAGAAGTTGGAATATCTTGTCACAAG CCGGCCAACTGCAGTGAACCTCTCAGATGCTGCAACAAAGCTCAAAGAAGTTATATCAAATGCTGCTGCTACCGCCAAAGAAGCCCAGAGTGTTTTTCGG GCTTATATAGAAGCTGCTAAAATTATGCTTGAGGATGATGTTGCTTCAAACAAAGCAATTGGGTCTTATGGGGCGAGAGTTCTTCAGCACCTGCTGAAGGACTCTAAGAGGCTTTCTATTTTGACTCATTGCAACACGGGCAG tCTCGCAACAGCTGGATATGGCACTGCCCTTGGTGTGATCCGTGCTGTTCATACTGAAGGATTCTTAGAAAGGGCCTACTGCACTGAAACCCGTCCATTCAATCAG GGATCCAGACTCACAGCTTTTGAGCTGGTGCATGATAAAATACCTGCTACTCTTGTAGCAGATTCGGCTGCAGCTGCATTGATGAAAGAAGGTCGAGTAGATGCTGTTATTGTTGGAGCTGATCGTGTGGCTGCAAATG GTGATACTGCTAACAAGATTGGAACTTACAGTCTTGCATTGTGTGCAATGTATCATAACATTCCATTTTATGTGGCTGCACCTTTGACATCCATAGATTTATCCCTTTCTTCTGGAAAAGAGATTGTTATAGAGGAAAGATCCCCAATGGAATTGACACACACGCGTGGGGGACTTGGGGAACAAGTTGCTGCATCTGGAATCTCTGTCTGGAACCCAGCTTTTGATGTCACCCCTGCTAATCTGATAACTGGCATCGTTACAGAAAAg GGTGTCATCACAAAGACAGGCACTGACGCTTTTGAAATTAGACATTTCATACAAAATCTAGCAAATAGGCTTGTGTAA